The Anaerolineales bacterium genome contains a region encoding:
- a CDS encoding Flp family type IVb pilin, translating to MLYSPKEKGQGLVEYALILVLIAVVVIVILALLGPAIGNVFSNIVSNI from the coding sequence ATGCTGTACAGCCCGAAGGAAAAAGGTCAGGGCCTCGTCGAATATGCTTTGATTCTTGTATTGATCGCTGTTGTCGTGATCGTTATTTTGGCGCTGCTCGGACCTGCCATTGGAAATGTGTTCAGCAATATCGTCAGCAATATTTAA